The DNA sequence CAAACCGGGCGCAGCACGCGAAGCTAACCCAGCGGCTGACATGGCGCTGTAAACCGGACGCTGTCTGGTGATGGACAAGAACGCCGCTCAATGAGCGGCGTTTTTTATGGGGGACAGCCGCAGGCCTCTAATGTGGGAGCGAGCTTGCTCGCGATGACGGCGGATCAGTCAACAGCCTGCCCCGCTTGCGAAGTGCCCTCGCAAACCTGCCGAAACCGCTGATCAAAGTCCTCCGCCAACCGGGCCAGGGTAATCCCTCCCAGACGCTTGAGCAGCAACGCCTGGGCCTCATCGAACGCATCCGTCAGCGCCGCATTCACCGCTTGCTCCACCAGGCACTGCGGATGATCGGTGGACAGGCCAAGGGCGAAGATCGACGTGCTGCCCAAGGCCTGGTGGATGTCGAGCAAGGTCATTTCCGACAGCGGTTTGGCCAGGGTCCAGCCGCCGCGA is a window from the Pseudomonas brassicacearum genome containing:
- a CDS encoding Rrf2 family transcriptional regulator, translated to MRTDTRLSRMLHVLIHMDRHQQSATSDTLAQMLGTNPVVVRRTMALLKEQGYVTSEKGHRGGWTLAKPLSEMTLLDIHQALGSTSIFALGLSTDHPQCLVEQAVNAALTDAFDEAQALLLKRLGGITLARLAEDFDQRFRQVCEGTSQAGQAVD